One genomic segment of Pempheris klunzingeri isolate RE-2024b chromosome 21, fPemKlu1.hap1, whole genome shotgun sequence includes these proteins:
- the ccr9b gene encoding C-C chemokine receptor type 9 isoform X1, translating to MDEPFTPFMTTGVDYAETDPSDYTEDYDSGPTESTGMCDRSWVRAFRGQYEPPLFWIIFILGAVGNLMVVWIYTTVRNRLKTMTDVYLLNLAVADLLFLCMLPFWAVDAIKGWDFGIGLCKMVSAIYKINFFSSMFLLTCISVDRYIAIVQVTKAHNLKKKRLFYSKLACLGVWLVSTLLALPEFIFTQVKTDPSGKSFCAPVYWNNTNNQTKILVLALQICMGFCLPLLVMVFCYSVIIRTLLQAKSFEKHKALRVIFAVVFVFILSQLPYNSLLIMEAAQAANTTITDCKTVIHFDVAGQVAKSLAYTHACLNPFLYVFIGVRFRQDLLRMVKMCAGCLGKGGLSKIQAVPKRPSVMSDTDTTPALSI from the exons ATGGATGAGCCGTTTACACCTTTTATGACCACAGGAGTGGATTACGCTGAAACT GACCCTTCAGACTACACAGAGGACTATGATTCAGGGCCGACTGAAAGCACAGGCATGTGTGACAGGAGCTGGGTCAGGGCATTTCGTGGGCAGTATGAACCACCTCTCTTCTGGATCATCTTCATCCTCGGTGCGGTGGGTAACCTGATGGTGGTTTGGATCTACACCACTGTGCGAAACCGCCTGAAAACAATGACTGATGTGTACCTGCTAAACCTGGCTGTGGctgacctcctcttcctctgcatgttgCCCTTCTGGGCTGTTGATGCAATCAAGGGCTGGGACTTTGGTATTGGTCTCTGCAAAATGGTATCCGCTATCTACAAAATCAACTTCTTCAGCAGCATGTTCCTACTCACTTGTATTAGTGTGGACCGCTACATCGCTATAGTACAAGTCACCAAGGCCCATAACCTGAAGAAAAAGAGGCTGTTCTACAGCAAACTTGCCTGCCTGGGTGTCTGGCTGGTCTCCACTCTCCTGGCCCTCCCTGAGTTTATCTTCACCCAGGTGAAGACGGACCCAAGTGGGAAGTCCTTCTGTGCTCCGGTCTACtggaacaacacaaacaaccagACTAAGATCCTGGTGCTCGCCCTGCAGATCTGCATGGGCTTCTGCCTTCCTTTACTAGTCATGGTCTTTTGTTACTCTGTCATCATTCGCACACTCCTGCAGGCAAAGAGCTTTGAAAAGCACAAGGCCCTGCGTGTCATCTTTGCcgtggtgtttgtgtttattctctCTCAGCTGCCGTACAATAGTCTGCTGATAATGGAGGCAGCGCAGGCAGCTAATACCACTATCACCGACTGTAAAACTGTAATTCACTTTGATGTAGCTGGACAGGTAGCCAAGAGCCTGGCCTACACTCACGCCTGCCTGAACCCATTCCTGTACGTCTTCATTGGAGTTCGGTTCAGACAAGACCTCCTGAGGATGGTGAAGATGTGTGCTGGTTGTCTGGGCAAAGGAGGGCTCAGTAAAATACAGGCCGTCCCCAAACGTCCCTCCGTCATGTCAGACACTGATACTACCCCTGCCCTTTCCATATAA
- the ccr9b gene encoding C-C chemokine receptor type 9 isoform X2, translated as MCDRSWVRAFRGQYEPPLFWIIFILGAVGNLMVVWIYTTVRNRLKTMTDVYLLNLAVADLLFLCMLPFWAVDAIKGWDFGIGLCKMVSAIYKINFFSSMFLLTCISVDRYIAIVQVTKAHNLKKKRLFYSKLACLGVWLVSTLLALPEFIFTQVKTDPSGKSFCAPVYWNNTNNQTKILVLALQICMGFCLPLLVMVFCYSVIIRTLLQAKSFEKHKALRVIFAVVFVFILSQLPYNSLLIMEAAQAANTTITDCKTVIHFDVAGQVAKSLAYTHACLNPFLYVFIGVRFRQDLLRMVKMCAGCLGKGGLSKIQAVPKRPSVMSDTDTTPALSI; from the coding sequence ATGTGTGACAGGAGCTGGGTCAGGGCATTTCGTGGGCAGTATGAACCACCTCTCTTCTGGATCATCTTCATCCTCGGTGCGGTGGGTAACCTGATGGTGGTTTGGATCTACACCACTGTGCGAAACCGCCTGAAAACAATGACTGATGTGTACCTGCTAAACCTGGCTGTGGctgacctcctcttcctctgcatgttgCCCTTCTGGGCTGTTGATGCAATCAAGGGCTGGGACTTTGGTATTGGTCTCTGCAAAATGGTATCCGCTATCTACAAAATCAACTTCTTCAGCAGCATGTTCCTACTCACTTGTATTAGTGTGGACCGCTACATCGCTATAGTACAAGTCACCAAGGCCCATAACCTGAAGAAAAAGAGGCTGTTCTACAGCAAACTTGCCTGCCTGGGTGTCTGGCTGGTCTCCACTCTCCTGGCCCTCCCTGAGTTTATCTTCACCCAGGTGAAGACGGACCCAAGTGGGAAGTCCTTCTGTGCTCCGGTCTACtggaacaacacaaacaaccagACTAAGATCCTGGTGCTCGCCCTGCAGATCTGCATGGGCTTCTGCCTTCCTTTACTAGTCATGGTCTTTTGTTACTCTGTCATCATTCGCACACTCCTGCAGGCAAAGAGCTTTGAAAAGCACAAGGCCCTGCGTGTCATCTTTGCcgtggtgtttgtgtttattctctCTCAGCTGCCGTACAATAGTCTGCTGATAATGGAGGCAGCGCAGGCAGCTAATACCACTATCACCGACTGTAAAACTGTAATTCACTTTGATGTAGCTGGACAGGTAGCCAAGAGCCTGGCCTACACTCACGCCTGCCTGAACCCATTCCTGTACGTCTTCATTGGAGTTCGGTTCAGACAAGACCTCCTGAGGATGGTGAAGATGTGTGCTGGTTGTCTGGGCAAAGGAGGGCTCAGTAAAATACAGGCCGTCCCCAAACGTCCCTCCGTCATGTCAGACACTGATACTACCCCTGCCCTTTCCATATAA
- the lztfl1 gene encoding leucine zipper transcription factor-like protein 1 translates to MAEFGFNEHHQNEIINYMRFARSKRVLRLKTIDSCFEELKDSRLVEETFTVDEVREMLDGLQAVVRGEVEMELINTAHTNVLLLRQLFSQAEKFYLRLQSDISELENRELLEQVAEFEKTDFKTADKINQETSKPKLAPLNEGGVSELLNKEISRLQEENDKLKTRLRTLESQAMSALDEKTKAERALKDLQKIQGEQQLAAKSQEINSLEDTVAALREDYERSRSASAVSQKDLQENLISAKHDLLRVQEQLALAEKELDKKFQQTAAYRNMKEILTKKNEQIKEIRKRLQRYEPNE, encoded by the exons ATG GCTGAATTTGGGTTTAATGAACACCATCAGAATGAAATCATCAATTACATGCGATTTGCACGTTCAAAGAGGGTCCTGAGACTAAAGACTATTGACTCATGCTTTGAAGAACTCAAAGATAGCAG GCTGGTGGAGGAAACCTTCACAGTGGACGAAGTGCGGGAGATGCTGGACGGGCTCCAGGCGGTGGTGCGTggggaggtggagatggagcTCATCAACACAGCCCACAccaatgtgctgctgctcagacaaCTCTTCTCCCAGGCTGAGAAGTTTTACCTTCGACTGCAGAGTGATATCTCAGAGCTGGAGAACAG GGAGCTGTTAGAACAAGTGGCTGAATTTGAGAAGACTGACTTTAAAACCGCTGATAAG ATAAATCAGGAAACAAGCAAACCCAAGTTAGCCCCACTGAATGAAGGTGGAGTGTCTGAACTCCTTAACAAG GAGATATCGAGACTACAGGAGGAAAATGATAAACTGAAAACCAGGCTGCGGACTTTAGAATCCCAG GCAATGAGTGCACTAGATGAGAAAACCAAGGCAGAGAGAGCTCTGAAAGACCTTCAGAAGATCCAAGGGGAACAACAG CTGGCTGCTAAATCCCAGGAGATCAACAGTCTTGAGGACACAGTGGCAGCTCTGAGGGAGGACTACGAAAGGTCTCGTAGTGCCAGTGCTGTCTCCCAGAAGGATCTGCAGGAGAACCTAATCTCTGCCAAACATGACCTTCTGCGAGTACAGGAGCAGCTGGCCTTGGCAGAGAAG GAGTTGGACAAGAAGTTCCAGCAAACTGCGGCCTACCGCAACATGAAGGAGATCCTAACCAAGAAGAATGAGCAGATCAAAGAAATTAGAAAACGATTGCAGAG ATATGAGCCCAATGAATGA